One window of Cetobacterium sp. 8H genomic DNA carries:
- a CDS encoding ABC transporter ATP-binding protein, translated as MNFIVGKNLEKKYDRATIFKNINFNIKKGEFITLLGPSGCGKSTLLRCIAGLNEINDGDIYIDGKNVTNRTPKDRGIGMVFQNYALFPNMTVFENIAFGLEMKKMEKKDIEEKVEEMLKLVHLEDKMNFYPNQLSGGQKQRVAIARSLATEPKILLLDEPLSALDAKVRKSLREQLKEIQKKTNVTTIFVTHDQEEALTISDRIFIMDKGDIVQVGTPEEIYTNPKTVFMAEFIGNYNILNYEETAKAFEGRVLGNIAIRPEAIYIKEVERIYNLDNFIKKSGIIKDFSILGNVIRYFVECNGVRLRVDLLNRGESKLYEIDSVVDLMFLKKEIKHY; from the coding sequence ATGAATTTTATAGTTGGAAAAAATTTAGAAAAAAAATATGATAGGGCTACCATTTTTAAAAATATAAATTTTAATATAAAAAAAGGAGAATTTATAACACTTTTAGGGCCATCTGGATGTGGAAAATCGACACTTTTAAGATGTATAGCCGGATTGAATGAAATAAATGACGGAGATATCTATATAGATGGTAAAAATGTAACCAATAGAACTCCTAAAGATCGTGGAATAGGAATGGTCTTTCAAAACTATGCTCTTTTTCCAAATATGACTGTATTTGAAAATATAGCTTTTGGATTAGAAATGAAAAAAATGGAAAAAAAAGATATAGAAGAAAAAGTTGAAGAGATGTTAAAGTTAGTTCATCTTGAAGATAAAATGAATTTCTATCCAAATCAACTTTCAGGAGGACAAAAGCAAAGAGTTGCTATAGCAAGATCTTTAGCAACAGAGCCAAAAATTTTACTTTTAGATGAGCCTTTATCTGCTTTAGATGCTAAGGTTAGAAAATCTTTGAGAGAACAATTAAAAGAGATTCAAAAAAAGACAAATGTTACAACAATATTTGTGACCCATGATCAAGAGGAAGCTTTAACAATATCTGATAGAATTTTTATTATGGATAAAGGCGACATTGTTCAAGTTGGGACACCAGAAGAGATATATACAAATCCTAAGACAGTTTTTATGGCAGAATTTATAGGAAACTATAATATACTAAATTATGAAGAAACTGCAAAAGCTTTTGAGGGAAGAGTTTTAGGAAATATTGCTATAAGACCAGAAGCAATATACATAAAAGAAGTAGAAAGAATTTATAATTTAGATAATTTTATAAAGAAGAGTGGAATTATAAAAGATTTTTCTATACTAGGAAATGTTATTAGATACTTTGTAGAGTGCAATGGAGTTAGATTAAGAGTAGATCTTTTAAATAGAGGAGAAAGTAAGCTTTATGAGATAGACTCAGTCGTAGATTTAATGTTTTTGAAAAAAGAGATAAAACACTATTAA
- a CDS encoding ABC transporter permease, giving the protein MKNRIHIWVVISILIILFLPILATFVYSISSKWTNTLLPQGLTLKYYLEIFQNEMFLNALGKSFWICLISLFFIGIILVPVVFVATYYFKKIEKLMDILVLICFAVPGAVSVVGLIRLYSNEPFRLVGTTYILVGVYFILAYPFVYRGIKNSLDGLNIKELVESANILGASTQMAFFKIIVPNISKGLSVSILLTFSMLFGEFLLVNMLVGGKFQTIQMYINSIKSGYSGHYSSALVMAYFIILLGLTTAAFYIGEKQKRRQI; this is encoded by the coding sequence ATGAAAAATAGAATTCATATATGGGTAGTTATAAGTATATTAATAATACTTTTTTTACCAATACTGGCAACGTTTGTATATTCAATAAGTTCAAAATGGACAAATACTCTTTTGCCACAGGGATTAACTTTAAAATATTATTTAGAAATTTTTCAAAATGAGATGTTTTTAAATGCTTTGGGAAAAAGTTTCTGGATTTGTCTAATATCTTTATTTTTTATAGGAATAATACTTGTACCAGTAGTATTTGTTGCAACTTATTACTTCAAGAAGATAGAAAAACTAATGGATATTTTAGTTTTAATATGTTTTGCAGTTCCAGGTGCAGTTTCAGTTGTAGGTCTTATAAGACTCTATTCAAATGAACCTTTTAGATTAGTTGGAACTACATATATTTTAGTAGGTGTTTATTTTATTCTAGCTTATCCTTTTGTTTATAGAGGAATAAAAAACAGTTTAGATGGCTTGAATATAAAAGAATTGGTAGAAAGTGCGAATATTCTTGGTGCAAGTACTCAGATGGCTTTTTTCAAAATTATAGTGCCTAATATTTCTAAAGGTTTGAGTGTATCAATATTACTTACATTTTCAATGTTATTTGGAGAATTTCTATTGGTAAATATGTTAGTAGGTGGAAAATTTCAAACTATTCAGATGTATATAAATAGTATAAAGTCGGGTTACAGTGGGCACTATTCAAGTGCTCTGGTTATGGCATACTTTATAATATTGTTGGGGCTAACTACGGCAGCATTTTATATAGGAGAAAAGCAAAAGAGGAGACAAATATGA
- a CDS encoding ABC transporter permease subunit — translation MENILKLEKSKKVSITKIKIKEHHKAFLILIPFITLIIMFLLSPFLSTFISSFLNEYNEFSLENYEYIFKSRFIKQSIFNSLELSIVSTLLGLLISLQGAYSLNKLKNSSKKSVLLLINMLSNFSGIPLAFAFIILLGSNGVMTILLKNVGLIETFDVYSRAGLMLMYTYFQLPLGLLLLYPLFDRIDPQWQEIVNILGGGTFIFWKRVGIPVMLKEILGTMLIMFANAMGHMHVH, via the coding sequence TTGGAAAATATCTTAAAACTTGAAAAAAGTAAGAAAGTAAGTATAACAAAAATAAAAATTAAAGAACATCATAAGGCGTTTCTTATACTAATTCCATTTATAACATTAATAATTATGTTTTTATTAAGCCCTTTTCTCTCAACCTTCATAAGTAGTTTTCTAAATGAATATAATGAGTTTTCATTAGAAAATTATGAATATATATTTAAAAGTAGATTTATAAAACAATCTATTTTCAACTCATTAGAATTGTCGATAGTATCTACTTTATTAGGTCTTTTAATATCACTTCAAGGAGCTTATTCTTTAAATAAATTAAAAAATAGTTCAAAGAAAAGTGTATTATTACTTATAAATATGCTTTCAAATTTTAGTGGGATACCTCTAGCATTTGCTTTCATAATTCTTCTTGGAAGTAATGGAGTAATGACAATTTTATTAAAAAATGTTGGATTAATAGAAACATTTGATGTCTATTCAAGAGCTGGTTTGATGCTTATGTATACATATTTCCAACTTCCATTAGGATTATTATTACTATATCCATTATTTGATCGAATAGATCCACAGTGGCAAGAGATAGTTAATATATTAGGTGGGGGAACATTTATTTTTTGGAAACGAGTTGGAATTCCAGTTATGTTAAAAGAAATTTTAGGTACAATGCTGATAATGTTTGCAAACGCGATGGGGCATATGCATGTACATTAG
- a CDS encoding alkaline phosphatase family protein, producing the protein MKKLILILIDGLGEHASHKLGYLKALEKEKEAVKFTFKCELPSLSRPLYETILTGKIPVESGILNNKIKRMSKKESVFSLARKSGLKTAAVAYHWIHELYNGPFDLDKDIEVEDLEKNINYGRFYWEDSYPDSHLFSVSNRLLNDKSPDFLLLHTMNIDDVGHKNGGLSKEYADTVYNLGNYLSHYIPLWKELGYEIIVTSDHGMDEKGNHGGDSNLERDVPLWILGEECSKYKDLSIQQKDIKKICCEILEIN; encoded by the coding sequence ATGAAAAAATTAATATTGATATTGATAGATGGTTTAGGAGAACATGCAAGCCATAAACTAGGTTATTTAAAAGCTCTAGAAAAAGAGAAGGAAGCAGTGAAGTTCACTTTTAAATGTGAACTTCCAAGCCTTTCGAGGCCCCTTTATGAAACTATTTTAACAGGAAAAATACCAGTTGAAAGTGGAATATTGAACAATAAAATAAAAAGAATGTCAAAAAAAGAGAGCGTATTTTCTTTAGCTAGAAAATCTGGCTTGAAAACAGCTGCAGTAGCATATCATTGGATTCATGAACTATATAATGGACCATTTGATCTAGATAAAGATATTGAAGTTGAAGATTTAGAAAAAAATATAAACTATGGAAGATTTTATTGGGAGGATAGTTATCCTGACTCACATCTGTTTTCAGTAAGCAATAGACTTTTAAATGATAAGAGTCCAGACTTTTTACTTTTGCATACTATGAATATAGATGATGTAGGCCATAAAAATGGGGGACTTTCAAAAGAATATGCAGATACAGTCTACAATTTGGGGAACTATTTATCTCATTACATCCCTTTATGGAAAGAGTTAGGATATGAAATAATAGTTACATCTGATCATGGAATGGATGAAAAAGGGAATCATGGGGGAGATAGTAATTTAGAAAGAGATGTTCCACTTTGGATTTTAGGGGAAGAATGTAGTAAATATAAAGATTTAAGTATCCAGCAAAAAGATATAAAAAAAATATGCTGTGAAATTTTAGAGATAAATTAA
- a CDS encoding ABC transporter substrate-binding protein: MKKIIILTILLSSVLSYGETLKEIEKKAQKEGEVLSVGMPDNWANWKDTWGQLKDKYNLKHSDTDMSSAQEIAKFKNEGKNATADIGDIGAGFANIAVKQNVTQPYKTSYWEEVPEWAKDKDGHWMLAYTGTIAFIVDKDKVPEKDIPRSWEQLKNSKLKVSPGEVGTAAQASSAVLAAAYALGGDENNIEPAIKYFANLAKEGRVSVVQPNIQNLERGEIEVGLIWDFNGLSYRDTIDKERYEVLIPSDGSLISGYTTIINKWAKNPNAAKLTREYIFSDEGQINLAKGNARPIRKIELPKEIKEKMIPDEQYKNVRAIGNQEDWDKTSKNLGRVWQEEVLVNRK; the protein is encoded by the coding sequence ATGAAAAAAATTATTATATTAACTATTTTACTATCTAGTGTTTTAAGTTATGGTGAAACTTTAAAAGAGATAGAGAAAAAGGCTCAAAAAGAGGGCGAAGTATTATCTGTAGGAATGCCCGATAACTGGGCTAACTGGAAAGATACTTGGGGACAATTAAAAGATAAATATAATTTAAAGCACAGTGATACAGATATGAGTAGTGCCCAAGAGATTGCAAAGTTTAAAAATGAGGGAAAAAATGCAACAGCAGATATAGGAGATATTGGAGCTGGTTTTGCTAATATTGCGGTGAAACAAAATGTAACTCAACCATATAAAACAAGCTATTGGGAAGAGGTTCCAGAGTGGGCAAAAGATAAAGACGGGCATTGGATGCTAGCATATACTGGAACTATAGCTTTTATTGTAGATAAGGATAAAGTTCCAGAAAAAGATATTCCTAGATCTTGGGAGCAATTAAAAAATAGTAAATTAAAAGTAAGTCCTGGAGAAGTAGGAACAGCAGCCCAAGCTTCAAGTGCAGTTTTAGCAGCAGCTTATGCTTTAGGTGGAGATGAAAATAATATTGAGCCCGCTATAAAATATTTTGCAAACTTAGCTAAAGAGGGAAGAGTTTCAGTGGTCCAGCCGAATATTCAAAATTTAGAAAGAGGCGAGATCGAAGTTGGGCTTATCTGGGATTTTAATGGACTGAGTTATAGAGATACAATAGATAAAGAAAGATATGAAGTTTTAATACCTTCAGACGGTTCATTAATAAGTGGATATACGACAATAATAAATAAGTGGGCAAAGAATCCAAATGCAGCTAAATTGACAAGAGAATATATTTTTAGTGATGAGGGACAAATAAATTTAGCAAAGGGTAATGCAAGACCAATTAGAAAAATAGAACTACCTAAAGAAATAAAAGAAAAAATGATTCCAGACGAGCAGTATAAAAATGTAAGAGCCATAGGTAATCAAGAGGATTGGGATAAAACTTCAAAGAATTTAGGAAGAGTTTGGCAAGAAGAAGTCTTAGTAAATAGAAAATAG